A genome region from Bacteroides stercoris ATCC 43183 includes the following:
- a CDS encoding glycerophosphodiester phosphodiesterase family protein: MKNYAKLFKMSMALLMLEGLLGVSDLSAQNKLNTLKFDKTSQLRDFFSYKGDGTILVSGHRGGYEVGYAENCIEGLENVLTQMPAFFEIDPRLTKDSVIVLMHDATLDRTTTGRGKVKDYTWKELQSLRLKDHSGKVTDCRIPTLEEVIVWSKGKTIINLDKKDVPMSMIAALIKKHKAEKHVMLTVHTGAQARYYYDRFPDIMMSVFARNMKEFEDISISGVPWENMIAYVGRTLTPENSKICEMLHAHGVRCMISVAPTHDKLPTVEERAAKYKEEIDKRPDIIESDIPTEVWKVLHSR; this comes from the coding sequence ATGAAAAACTATGCAAAGCTATTTAAAATGTCAATGGCTCTCCTTATGTTGGAAGGTCTGTTGGGAGTATCGGATTTGTCTGCACAGAATAAACTGAACACACTGAAATTTGATAAAACATCTCAGCTGAGAGACTTTTTTAGTTATAAAGGAGACGGAACGATACTGGTTAGCGGTCATCGTGGAGGATACGAGGTGGGCTATGCGGAGAACTGTATAGAAGGTCTGGAGAATGTTCTTACCCAAATGCCCGCTTTCTTTGAAATAGATCCTCGCCTGACTAAAGACAGTGTGATTGTACTAATGCACGATGCAACTTTGGATCGTACTACCACAGGGAGAGGTAAGGTAAAGGACTATACATGGAAGGAACTTCAGTCGCTTCGTTTGAAAGATCATTCCGGCAAAGTGACAGACTGCCGCATTCCAACTTTAGAAGAAGTTATTGTTTGGAGTAAAGGCAAAACAATAATCAATTTAGATAAAAAGGATGTTCCGATGTCTATGATCGCAGCTTTGATAAAAAAGCATAAAGCGGAAAAACATGTAATGCTGACAGTGCATACAGGTGCACAGGCGAGGTATTATTACGACCGTTTTCCTGATATTATGATGTCTGTCTTTGCTCGCAACATGAAAGAGTTTGAAGATATATCAATTTCGGGTGTGCCTTGGGAAAACATGATTGCTTATGTTGGCCGCACTTTAACTCCGGAGAATAGTAAAATATGCGAAATGCTTCATGCGCATGGAGTGCGTTGTATGATTAGTGTAGCACCTACGCATGACAAACTGCCTACTGTTGAAGAACGTGCGGCAAAATATAAGGAGGAGATTGACAAGAGGCCGGATAT